The genomic window CGGCCAGCACGGCGCGGAGCTCCCGCACCCCCGCGCTCCACCGCTCCCCCTCGCCCACGTCCGCCCACAGTTCCAGCAGCTCGGACTCCCCCGCCACCACCCGGTCGAGGGCGGTGACGGCAAGGCCGCACAGCTCGGGTGCGAGCGGGGGTACGGGGTCGTCGGGGCCGTAGACCGAATCCACCGGTGTGCCGCCGGGGCGCTGGGCCGCGAGCAGGGCCGCCGCGGCGACCGCCACCACGCCGTCGTCGGCGTCGAGGTAGTCGTCCACGCCCGTGCGGGCGGTGACGGCGAGCGCCTCCCGGATGATCTCCTCGCGCCGTCCGGGCCGCGCGTCGTCGAGGCTGCCCGCGAAGTCCGCCGCGGTGTCGCTGTCGAAATGGCCCATCCCCCAGGTCCCCACGGGACCCCCTTCCTCAGCCGGTGCCCCCATCCTCCCGCCCACCACTGACAGTCGGCTTCCGGGCGATCAGGAAGGCCTGGGGCGTCCTCTCGGGGAAGGGGCCCTCCGTGTCGGTCTCCCGCACCGTCCGGGCCAGCATGGTCAGCCCGGCCGCCTTCAGGAGCTCCGCGACCCGGCCGGGCCGCCGGCGGCGGAAGTCGAGCGCGATGTCCTTGCCGAATGCCTCGTCCCTGCGCAGCACGTCGTCCCCGACCTGGAATCCGAGGAGGATGTGGCCGCCGGGCTTCAGTACACGGAAGAACTCGGAGAAAACCGACGGTAGTTGCTCGTCCGGGACGTGAATCGTCGAGTACCAGGCCAGGAGTCCGCCGAGGCCCCCGTCCGGCAGGTCCAGGCCGAGCATGGAGCCCTCCTCGAACCGCAGTTCCGGGTGGTCCCGTCGGGCCGCCGCCAGCATCTGCGGCGAGAGGTCGATGCCGAACACGTCGACGCCCAGCCCGTGGAGAAATCCCGTCACCCGTCCGGTGCCGCAGCCCACGTCGGCCACGGGTCCTCCCCCGTCCGCCAGGACGAGTTCGGCGAAAGCCGTCACCAGGGCACGGTCGAGCGGCTTGGCCCCCAACTCGTCACGGAAGAGGGAGGAGTAGTCGTCGGCGATGGCGTCGTACGA from Streptomyces sp. NBC_01341 includes these protein-coding regions:
- a CDS encoding DUF4259 domain-containing protein, which gives rise to MGTWGMGHFDSDTAADFAGSLDDARPGRREEIIREALAVTARTGVDDYLDADDGVVAVAAAALLAAQRPGGTPVDSVYGPDDPVPPLAPELCGLAVTALDRVVAGESELLELWADVGEGERWSAGVRELRAVLAGAMAPPVGQGAG
- a CDS encoding class I SAM-dependent DNA methyltransferase, which gives rise to MDFLHTTRASYDAIADDYSSLFRDELGAKPLDRALVTAFAELVLADGGGPVADVGCGTGRVTGFLHGLGVDVFGIDLSPQMLAAARRDHPELRFEEGSMLGLDLPDGGLGGLLAWYSTIHVPDEQLPSVFSEFFRVLKPGGHILLGFQVGDDVLRRDEAFGKDIALDFRRRRPGRVAELLKAAGLTMLARTVRETDTEGPFPERTPQAFLIARKPTVSGGREDGGTG